From the genome of Gorilla gorilla gorilla isolate KB3781 chromosome 4, NHGRI_mGorGor1-v2.1_pri, whole genome shotgun sequence, one region includes:
- the LOC129533728 gene encoding putative uncharacterized protein encoded by CRHR1-IT1, which produces MHPWLGSALGFPKCRGIHLCACGNGWTPGETLSQNKTEITKNKATCWRPHGCEPNTGLGYQGSHTSKYTLLPWNLLKTKPLPPSHGKEGGKEAKVPSGDNSGSGEMPRAQEGQAACGRAASGDSQEGMRRGCEERATAQRPAVRSAETTAHGTWIYP; this is translated from the exons ATGCATCCCTGGCTGGGGTCAGCCTTGGGGTTTCCCAAGTGTAGAGGAATTCATCTCTGTGCCTGTGGTAATGGCTGGACACCAG gtgagaccctgtctcaaaacaaaacagaaataacaaaaaataaggcGACTTGCTGGAGGCCACATGGCTGTGAGCCAAATACAGGTCTGGGTTATCAGGGCTCACATACTTCTAAGTACACCCTACTGCCTTGGAATCTGCTGAAGACCAAGCCCCTGCCCCCAAGCCATggcaaagaaggagggaaggaagcaaaGGTGCCCAGTGGGGACAACTCGGGGAGCGGCGAGATGCCCAGGGCCCAGGAAGGCCAAGCAGCATGTGGCAGGGCAGCATCAGGTGACTCCCAAGAAGGAATGAGGAGAGGATGTGAGGAAAGAGCCACAGCACAGAGGCCTGCTGTTAGGTCAGCGGAAACCACGGCCCATGGGACCTGGATCTACCCTTGA